In Candidatus Eisenbacteria bacterium, one genomic interval encodes:
- a CDS encoding zinc ribbon domain-containing protein encodes MPIYEYECGKCGVFEHSQRITDAALTKCPTCRRKVRRIISNTSFQLKGSGWYVTDYARSGDAKKGDGAADGGASKSESKSETTSESKSESKPEAKSDTKPSSKAKSGSGTTAKAS; translated from the coding sequence ATGCCGATCTACGAGTACGAGTGCGGCAAATGCGGGGTTTTCGAGCACTCGCAACGCATCACCGACGCCGCCCTCACGAAGTGTCCGACCTGCCGCCGGAAGGTTCGCCGCATCATCTCGAACACGAGCTTTCAGCTGAAGGGCTCCGGCTGGTACGTGACCGACTACGCTCGTAGCGGTGACGCGAAGAAGGGCGACGGAGCGGCGGACGGCGGCGCGTCCAAGTCCGAGTCGAAGTCCGAGACGACATCGGAGTCGAAGTCCGAGTCCAAGCCCGAGGCCAAGTCCGATACGAAGCCCTCCTCGAAGGCGAAGTCGGGCTCCGGCACGACCGCCAAGGCTTCCTGA
- a CDS encoding DUF167 domain-containing protein, with translation MLRIHAQPGASRSRIAGVHGEALKVQVRARPVGGAANRELVGVLAEALAVRPAAVSVEAGATGRGKRVVVTGIDVATALARLGPFIDKGGGPD, from the coding sequence GTGCTGCGGATCCACGCCCAGCCCGGTGCGTCGCGGTCCCGCATCGCGGGCGTGCACGGGGAGGCGCTCAAGGTGCAGGTGCGCGCGCGGCCGGTCGGCGGCGCCGCGAATCGCGAGCTGGTCGGAGTCCTCGCCGAGGCACTCGCCGTACGCCCTGCTGCGGTGTCCGTCGAGGCGGGCGCGACCGGCCGGGGGAAACGCGTCGTCGTCACGGGCATCGACGTCGCGACCGCGCTCGCGCGGCTCGGCCCGTTCATTGACAAGGGTGGGGGCCCTGATTAG